The Drosophila innubila isolate TH190305 chromosome 3R unlocalized genomic scaffold, UK_Dinn_1.0 2_E_3R, whole genome shotgun sequence genome has a segment encoding these proteins:
- the LOC117791377 gene encoding dynein regulatory complex protein 11 codes for MSSAYFNEIWHQSQHECEQLAIIDYERQHQNVDTTVAAISGVVSAVSSSVAAAAENKALLQSSLYEFYLRYICLSNRLEDVYDNMIQPQKRELVRKLLDACLGRVVELKHDLVNIDLMEFSYNDDVVERLRLTPMETELRIPRYFLREREQELDFRKRTMNEILIKLGWLEEHELEEPLTEMEAIRLLQMHERARQGRLRAHFMKEIRKEKGKSEERSEKERTDSGLMAAMKIQKMWRGHTARRITRRRKMDEMILIGMVPPPAAVIKERAEKLEKHNENDVRRRHVAQQTYAAQFEARQVAIQEEIRLKHGPTMKEDIADEIRAWIKDCYDKTGKLPDFPSEDQGGSLHIFSRPGTESEHSRSSARSSKESRKTKDKSKSPARSGDLNVNENQEDDVNFQPAQSVCLPDIRAEIEFFNDTWRDKDETGILSQAAYEDMIYAEKYQEVELEFRRAVDDVMRQELELLQTMVGKKVKKSNKKTRRSGKKSKKKKEKDLTPDRSTESLYEELVTNGIIRKYPELKLKQFLGDKALTARNGTNPSPGDIRQILTEYCILPLGSEAIHSCTPLIRSVLLAGPRGSGKKALLHAICTEVGAVLFDLTPANIVGKYPGKSGLIMLIHLVLKVSRLLQPAVIYMGDAERPFMKKIPKTDRTDPKRLKKDLPKMIKNIAPEDRVIFVGTSNLPWEADQKLLQSVYNRFIYIPRPDYGAMSHAWKTLLHEYSGGISNLDTSAMAKISDGYTIGAIDACLREVMTCKRKLQLRSQPLTNAELINVLCTRDPVYREEEEAFESWWSKTPLGRRRQRFLELEEERLLEEQAQQAKQGNGNKKKGMN; via the exons ATGTCAAGTGCATATTTCAACGAGATTTGGCATCAATCGCAGCATGAATGCGAACAGTTGGCCATCATCGACTATGAGAGACAGCATCAGAATGTGGACACGACTGTGGCAGCCATCAGTGGTGTTGTTAGTGCCGTTTCGAGCTCTGTGGCTGCCGCTGCCGAGAATAAGGCATTGCTTCAATCTAGTCTCTATGAGTTTTATCTACGCTATATATGCCTGAGCAATCGTCTGGAGGATGTCTACGATAAT ATGATCCAACCACAAAAACGGGAATTGGTGCGCAAGTTGTTGGACGCTTGCCTGGGACGTGTGGTGGAGCTTAAGCACGATCTGGTCAACATTGATCTAATGGAGTTTAGCTACAATGACGATGTCGTGGAGCGTTTGCGTCTCACACCAATGGAGACGGAGCTACGTATTCCACGGTACTTTTTGCGTGAACGTGAGCAGGAGTTGGACTTCCGTAAGCGTACCATGAATGAGATCTTGATCAAATTGGGCTGGCTGGAGGAACACGAGCTTGAGGAGCCTCTAACTGAAATGGAAGCAATTCGACTGCTTCAGATGCACGAGCGTGCCCGCCAAGGTCGCCTCCGGGCGCACTTTATGAAAGAGATACGCAAGGAGAAGGGCAAATCAGAGGAGCGCAGTGAGAAAGAGCGTACAGATTCCGGACTCATGGCAGCCATGAAAATTCAGAAAATGTGGAGAGGCCACACAGCGCGTCGGATAACCAGACGCCGTAAGATGGATGAGATGATATTGATTGGAATGGTACCGCCACCTGCTGCGGTGATCAAAGAGCGCGCCGAGAAGCTGGAAAAGCACAACGAGAACGACGTCAGACGTCGTCATGTGGCCCAACAAACATATGCGGCACAATTCGAGGCAAGACAGGTGGCAATTCAGGAGGAGATCAGGCTAAAGCATGGACCCACTATGAAGGAGGATATTGCCGATGAGATACGTGCTTGGATCAAAGATTGCTATGACAAAACGGGCAAGCTACCCGATTTCCCATCTGAAGATCAGGGCGGTTCACTGCACATATTTAGTCGTCCGGGCACTGAGAGTGAGCACAGTCGCTCCTCGGCACGTTCCTCCAAGGAGTCTCGCAAAACAAAGGACAAATCCAAATCCCCGGCACGTAGCGGTGATCTTAATGTAAATGAAAACCAGGAGGACGATGTCAATTTTCAACCGGCTCAATCTGTTTGTCTACCCGACATTCGGGCGGAAATTGAATT ctttaaCGATACTTGGCGCGATAAGGACGAAACGGGTATACTTAGCCAGGCTGCATACGAGGACATGATCTATGCTGAAAAGTATCAAGAAGTGGAGCTGGAATTTCGACGCGCTGTGGACGATGTGATGCGCCAGGAGCTTGAGCTCCTTCAAACAATGGTTGGCAAGAAGGTCAAAAAGAGCAATAAGAAGACACGTCGATCCggaaagaaaagtaaaaagaagAAGGAAAAGGACCTAACGCCAGATCGTAGTACAGAGTCGCTCTATGAGGAATTGGTCACAAATGGTATTATTCGCAAATATCCTGAGCTTAAATTGAAACAGTTTCTGGGGGACAAAGCCTTAACAGCTCGCAACGGAACTAATCCTTCACCAGGTGACATTCGTCAGATACTCACCGAGTACTGCATTCTTCCACTTGGTTCAGAAGCCATACACAGCTGTACTCCTCTGATAAGATCTGTTCTGCTGGCTGGTCCACGGGGATCCGGTAAAAAGGCATTGCTCCATGCAATTTGTACGGAAGTTGGTGCCGTTTTATTTGACTTAACACCTGCCAATATTGTGGGCAAATATCCGGGGAAATCTGGTCTCATTATGCTCATACACTTGGTGCTAAAGGTATCGAGGCTACTGCAACCGGCGGTTATTTATATGGGAGATGCAGAGCGTCCATTCATGAAGAAAATACCCAAGACGGATCGCACGGATCCCAAACGTTTAAAGAAAGATTTGCCTAAAATGATTAAGAATATTGCACCAGAAGATCGTGTCATTTTTGTTGGCACCTCCAATTTACCATGGGAGGCAGATCAGAAACTTTTGCAATCGGTCTACAATCGTTTCATTTATATTCCACGTCCGGATTACGGCGCCATGTCGCATGCTTGGAAAACTCTGTTGCA TGAGTACTCTGGAGGCATCTCCAACTTGGACACCAGTGCCATGGCCAAAATATCCGATGGTTATACCATAGGCGCTATTGATGCTTGTCTCCGGGAAGTTATGACCTGCAAACGTAAATTACAATTGCGTTCCCAGCCGCTAACAAATGCGGAGCTTATAAATGTTCTATG TACTCGTGATCCTGTCTATCgagaagaagaggaagctTTTGAATCATGGTGGTCAAAGACTCCGCTCGGCCGTCGGCGGCAACGTTTTCTGGAACTGGAAGAGGAACGTCTCCTTGAAGAACAGGCACAGCAGGCCAAGCAAggaaatggcaacaaaaagaaaggaaTGAATTGA
- the LOC117791378 gene encoding vacuolar protein sorting-associated protein 45, protein MNLISGIKLYIEKMCTESGPGMKIILLDKETTSIISMAFSQSDMLQREVYLFERIDSGRSNERLKYLKCIVFIRPTKQNIQLLANELRNPKYSAYFIYFSNIIPRTDIKYLAECDESESVREVKELYADYLCVNPNLFSLNIPNCMTNLNWLPDALTHSMQGITAVLLSLKINPVIRYRAGSQVAQLLAKLIHDQTTKESTLFDFRGNIDGAAPPLLLILDRRDDPVTPLLHQWSYQAMVHELLQIRNNRVDLSERPNVPKEFKELVLSGDQDEFYGSNMYANYGEIGSTIKQLMEEFQRKANDHKKVESIADMKNFIESYPQFKKMSGTVQKHLCVMGELSTITNKRNLFEVSELEQEMACKADHTTQLQRIKKLIADERVSIDDAIKLVALYALRYERHANCETSGLLQVIKSRGGNTQIVPALIEYAGMHIRQGDLFNMVRITDAVKLTRILIKGLKGVENVFTQHTPLLKETLEDVFKGRDLDPLYPAINSELVPFRRPPQEVVVFIIGGTTYEEALTVHQLNNAGYKVILGGTTIHNSQSFISEVLSATSGTQFKHTKSMLKYCSPDNL, encoded by the exons ATGAATCTAATAAGTGGTATTAAATTGTACATTGAAAAGATGTGCACTGAATCTGGACCAGGCATGAAAATCATATTGCTAGACAAGGAAACG ACTAGTATAATATCTATGGCATTTAGTCAGTCGGATATGTTGCAACGGGAAGTCTACCTATTCGAACGCATCGATTCTGGACGTTCCAACGAGCGTCTAAAGTACCTTAAGTGCATTGTTTTTATACGCCCCACAAAGCAAAACATTCAACTGCTAGCCAATGAGCTTCGCAATCCCAAATATAGCGCCTATtttatat attttaGTAATATTATACCACGTACGGACATTAAATACTTGGCGGAGTGCGATGAATCAGAGTCGGTGCGTGAGGTGAAGGAATTGTATGCAGACTATTTATGTGTCAATCCCAATCTATTTTCACTGAACATACCCAACTGCATGACGAATCTTAATTGGCTGCCGGATGCATTGACACACAGCATGCAGGGTATTACGGCCGTGCTATTATCACTAAAAATCAATCCAGTTATACGCTATCGGGCTGGCTCTCAGGTTGCTCAGCTCCTGGCCAAGTTAATCCATGATCAGACTACAAAGGAATCGACTCTGTTTGACTTTCGTGGGAATATTGATGGCGCTGCGCCGCCTTTACTGCTAATCCTGGACCGCAGAGATGACCCAGTGACCCCATTGCTGCATCAATGGTCGTATCAGGCCATGGTACATGAATTGCTGCAAATACGCAACAATCGCGTCGACTTGTCAGAGCGACCCAATGTGCCCAAGGAGTTCAAGGAGTTAGTTCTGTCTGGCGACCAGGACGAGTTCTATGGCAGCAACATGTATGCCAATTATGGTGAAATTGGTTCAACCATTAAACAACTGATGGAGGAGTTTCAACGAAAGGCCAACGATCATAAAAAGGTCGAGAGCATTGCTGACATGAAGAACTTTATTGAATCATATCCGCAGTTCAAGAAAATGTCTGGCACCGTACAGAAGCATTTATGCGTCATGGGTGAATTGTCCACCATTACGAATAAGCGTAATCTGTTCGAGGTATCCGAGTTGGAGCAGGAAATGGCCTGCAAGGCGGATCACACAACTCAGCTGCAACGcattaaaaaactaattgcCGACGAGCGTGTTAGCATTGATGATGCCATCAAATTGGTGGCCTTGTATGCTCTACGGTATGAACGTCATGCCAACTGTGAGACTTCAGGTCTGCTGCAGGTGATCAAATCCCGGGGCGGAAATACACAGATTGTGCCCGCTTTAATCGAGTACGCTGGCATGCATATACGCCAAGGCGATCTATTTAACATGGTACGCATCACGGATGCCGTCAAATTGACACGTATTCTGATCAAAGGCCTCAAGGGCGTTGAGAACGTATTTACACAGCACACGCCTCTGCTAAAGGAAACACTCGAAGATGTGTTTAAAGGTCGCGATTTAGATCCACTATATCCGGCCATCAATTCGGAACTTGTGCCATTCCGACGACCACCTCAGGAAGTGGTTGTCTTCATCATTGGTGGCACCACCTACGAGGAAGCCTTGACTGTTCATCAGCTAAATAATGCTGGCTACAAAGTGATTTTGGGCGGCACAACCATACATAATTCCCAGAGCTTTATCAGCGAAGTGCTCTCGGCCACAAGCGGCACACAGTTTAAGCATACCAAATCCATGCTTAAGTATTGCTCCCCAGACAACCTCTAA
- the LOC117791140 gene encoding mitochondrial pyruvate carrier 2: protein MSTTVQTPPPSVPPPPPPSAGASAGKGIHSKVYNGIIGVCDKFVPAKMRPLWMHAAGPKTIFFWAPIFKWGLVVAGLSDLARPADTISVSACGALAATGIIWSRYSLVIIPKNYSLFAVNLFVGLTQVVQLGRAYNYQLEKEKLQKEQEEKPAVTQ, encoded by the exons ATGTCAACAACCGTTCAGACGCCACCACCATCTGTtccaccaccaccgccgccatCAGCTGGAGCTTCCGCTGGAAAGGGCATCCATTCAAAGGTGTACAATGGTATAATTGGCGTCTGCGACAAATTTGTGCCAGCAAAGATGCGACCACTGTGGATGCATGCTGCAG GTCCAAAGACGATTTTCTTCTGGGCTCCAATATTTAAATGG gGCCTTGTTGTAGCTGGCTTGAGCGACCTGGCGCGTCCAGCTGACACGATTTCCGTATCGGCTTGCGGCGCATTGGCTGCCACTGGTATTATCTGGTCACGTTACTCGCTGGTCATTATACCGAAAAATTACAGTTTGTTTGCCGTCAATCTTTTTGTGGGATTGACACAAGTGGTGCAACTTGGACGTGCGTACAACTATCAATTGGAGAAGGAAAAGCTGCAAAAGGAACAGGAAGAAAAGCCGGCTGTGACTCAATGA
- the LOC117790162 gene encoding importin subunit alpha-4, whose amino-acid sequence MTSLDQNRLQNFKNKGKDQDEMRRRRNEVTVELRKNKRDETILKRRNVPNMDSNTDEDDQLPNSINLKKLALAAADPSKPDQQLAAVQAARKLLSSDKNPPINDLINSDILPILVECLKQHNHTMLQFEAAWALTNIASGTSDQTNQVVAAGAVPLFLQLLNSPAPNVCEQAVWALGNIIGDGPLLRDFVIKHGVVQPLLSFIKPDIPISFLRNVTWVIVNLCRNKDPPPPAATILEILPALNVLIHHTDTNILVDTVWAISYLTDGGNDQIQMVIDSGVVPKLIPLLGNSEVKVQTAALRAVGNIVTGSDEQTQVVLNFDALSYFPALLSHPKEKIRKEAVWFLSNITAGNESQVQAVINVGLLPKIIDNLSKGEFQTQKEAAWAISNLTISGRPEQVFTLIKEGVIPPFCDLLSCQDTQVINVVLDGLNNMLKVAGSHVEEVANLIEECEGLAKIERLQSHENVEIYKLAYEIIEKYFTEGEQSNLAPTSDGTEYNFDPNTDKLPMNSFNF is encoded by the exons ATGACGTCGCTGGATCAAAACCGTttgcaaaactttaaaaacaaaggAAAGGATCAGGAT GAGATGCGTCGTCGTCGTAACGAAGTGACTGTGGAACTTCGCAAGAACAAGCGCGATGAGACAATTTTAAAGCGACGCAATGTACCCAACATGGATTCGAACACAGATGAGGACGATCAGTTGCCTAACTCGATAAATCTGAAGAAGCTTGCTTTAGCTGCCGCTGATCCCTCCAAGCCGGATCAACAGTTGGCCGCCGTTCAAGCAGCTCGCAAATTGCTCTCATCTGATAAGAATCCACCCATCAATGATCTGATCAACAGCGATATATTGCCTATTCTGGTTGAGTGTCTGAAACAACATAATCACACAATGCTGCAATTTGAGGCCGCTTGGGCATTGACCAACATTGCCTCAGGAACTTCCGATCAAACCAATCAG GTGGTTGCCGCCGGTGCTGTGCCGCTCTTCCTTCAACTACTGAACTCACCCGCTCCAAATGTTTGCGAACAAGCCGTGTGGGCGCTGGGAAACATTATTGGCGATGGTCCACTATTGCGTGACTTTGTCATTAAGCATGGCGTTGTGCAGCCGTTGCTGTCGTTTATTAAACCCGATATTCCCATATCGTTCTTGCGCAATGTCACCTGGGTGATTGTCAATTTGTGCCGAAACAAGGATCCGCCACCACCAGCAGCCACTATACTCGAAATCCTGCCCGCACTCAATGTGCTGATCCATCACACTGACACAAACATTTTGGTCGATACGGTTTGGGCCATCAGTTACTTGACCGATGGCGGCAACGATCAAATCCAAATGGTTATCGATAGTGGCGTTGTTCCCAAGCTGATACCTCTGCTGGGCAACAGTGAGGTGAAGGTGCAGACGGCAGCCCTCCGTGCTGTGGGCAACATTGTGACCGGATCAGACGAACAGACACAGGTGGTACTCAATTTCGACGCATTGTCGTACTTCCCGGCGCTCCTGTCGCATCCAAAGGAGAAGATACGCAAGGAGGCTGTCTGGTTCCTCTCAAACATCACCGCCGGCAATGAGTCACAGGTGCAGGCCGTCATTAATGTCGGTCTGTTGCCAAAGATCATTGACAACCTGAGCAAGGGTGAATTCCAGACACAGAAGGAAGCAGCATGGGCTATTAGTAATTTGACCATTAGCGGAAGACCCGAGCAAGTTTTTACATTAATCAAGGAAGGTGTAATTCCACCATTCTGCGATCTGCTTTCATGCCAGGACACACAAGTGATCAAC GTTGTTCTCGATGGTCTTAACAACATGCTCAAGGTGGCCGGATCACATGTGGAAGAGGTTGCCAATTTGATTGAGGAGTGCGAGGGACTGGCTAAAATTGAGCGCTTGCAAAGCCATGAGAATGTTGAGATTTACAAGTTGGCATACGAAATCATTGAAAAATACTTCACAGAG ggCGAACAATCCAACCTGGCACCGACCTCTGATGGTACAGAATACAACTTTGATCCGAATACTGACAAACTACCAATGAACTCGTTCAACTTTTAA
- the LOC117791369 gene encoding protein SON, which translates to MTEKKERVTNLDQQQQHPPESESATAEHNAPTVIVKSEKIDIEIEAKLRALNAKIKAESATPPTGCASDSDASNSNDSSQDDKKQIAPVKSSNEILAELFGVFNAAPPEVLLDDKNLLKKHKKSKKEKKKKSRYKPDKSDGECSDSDLATGEGKHKHKSKRKKHKHKHKDSKDKHKDKDREKSKERATVQTEEKTENRKRHAPADSDISTVPAKKQVLPHDQSTDREKERDREREREREREREREREKERERERERDRDRDRERDRDRERERGHNSFYNGYAKDGNGRTSKIKTERRQSDELSLSDEETYLREKANGRRRFYGGDTSTNTRFKQESNDNKRHTNTTSRYRDNSSSRQRTRSRSRSRSRDLCIDKKRLLEIARRNAISMFKRGNMAGVSDMTPEVKDKVLLKMRYGGRTVQDLTDFCKKISNGEMLSDLSSDEDSDVDKNGNAKAFHHPFQLKEREPIVMHIRNSTPIVPSVVRREEQTKAITMQFPVSSGQVHRMSEVWVPVEPKEPLMPLPVLPPAKQATNMFKDVQRNVFAKTIPQEEQQEPAFTPVTIPLDDPIPLPSESNGSTSMPCPESVPVPVNVSVPVPAPSVPVFVPAAASVTQSPALLTTPFVPEVPIPSVAPQPSPSIFPQAMTPSMDVSSIITQRLSAIRRLQDNPGDSEAIKMMYNAQRDMTCWASSKHLPGQFTGSTGAQVMKVRELNSGPQLWARRDQLTSTKPVTGGMGMTLLQKMGWKPGEGLGRSKTGSLQPLQLTVKLDKRGLVSREDIKQPPARQIAPRGTKNASAINIAQAALTAHEKHPVCVLNELTSKNKWTPPQYMLKEDSGPSHSRMFLFSVEINGQTYTPTQACNNKKEAKLNAAKLCLRALGILPPS; encoded by the exons ATGACTGAAAAGAAGGAGCGTGTTACTAATTTggatcaacaacaacaacatccaccAGAATCGGAATCTGCGACTGCGGAACACAATGCTCCGACTGTTATAGTAAAAAGTGAGAAGATTGACATTGAGATTGAGGCAAAGCTAAGAGCATTGAATGCcaaaataaaagcagaaagtgccacgcccccaacgGGCTGTGCCTCTGATAGTGACGCCAGCAATAGCAACGATTCGTCGCAAGACGATAAAAAGCAAATTGCACCTGTTAAATCGTCCAATGAAATTCTCGCCGAGTTATTTGGTGTATTTAATGCGGCACCACCCGAGGTGTTGCTGGATGACAAGAATTTGCTAAAGAAACACAAGAAAtccaaaaaggaaaagaagaagaagtctCGATACAAACCAGACAAATCCGATGGGGAATGCTCGGATTCCGATTTGGCGACCGGTGAGGGGAAGCATAAGCATAAGAGCAAGCGAAAGAAGCATAAGCACAAACACAAGGACAGCAAGGACAAACATAAGGATAAGGATCGCGAAAAGTCAAAAGAAAGAGCCACGGTGCAAACAGAGGAAAAGACCGAGAACCGGAAACGACATGCACCAGCGGATTCGGACATATCAACTGTGCCTGCTAAGAAGCAAGTATTGCCACATGACCAAAGCACGGATCGGGAAAAGGAGCGAGATCGGGAGAGGGAACGTGAACGAGAACGGGAAAGGGAGCGAGAACGGGAGAAGGAGCGGGAACGAGAACGGGAGAGGGATCGAGATAGAGACCGCGAAAGAGATCGAGACCGGGAACGGGAACGCGGTCACAATAGCTTTTACAATGGTTATGCTAAAGATGGCAATGGCAGAACGTCTAAGATTAAAACGGAGCGCCGTCAGTCCGACGAACTGTCGCTTTCGGATGAGGAGACATATCTGCGGGAGAAGGCGAATGGACGACGTCGTTTCTACGGCGGAGATACGAGCACAAACACACGCTTCAAACAGGAATCCAATGACAACAAGCGTCACACCAACACCACGTCAAGGTACCGAGACAACTCGAGCTCTAGACAGCGTACACGTTCCCGATCCCGATCTCGATCCCGTGATTTGTGTATAGATAAAAAGCGTCTGCTGGAGATTGCGCGACGTAACGCCATCAGCATGTTTAAGCGGGGCAACATGGCCGGAGTGTCCGACATGACGCCGGAGGTGAAGGACAAGGTGCTGCTGAAGATGCGCTACGGAGGACGCACCGTGCAGGATCTCACGGATTTTTGCAAGAAAATCTCCAACGGCGAAATGCTGTCCGACCTCAGTTCCGACGAGGACTCGGATGTTGATAAAAATGGTAATGCCAAAGCGTTCCATCATCCATTTCAGCTAAAAGAGCGTGAGCCCATTGTCATGCACATCCGCAACTCGACGCCCATAGTACCGTCCGTAGTGCGCCGAGAGGAGCAGACTAAGGCAATAACAATGCAATTTCCCGTCTCCTCGGGTCAAGTGCATCGCATGTCTGAGGTGTGGGTACCTGTGGAACCGAAGGAGCCTTTAATGCCACTCCCCGTACTGCCACCTGCTAAACAGGCAACCAATATGTTTAAGGACGTGCAACGGAATGTGTTTGCCAAAACCATACCCCAAGAGGAGCAGCAGGAACCCGCCTTTACGCCAGTCACTATACCTTTAGATGACCCGATACCGCTGCCAAGTGAAAGTAATGGCAGTACATCCATGCCATGTCCCGAATCGGTGCCCGTCCCCGTCAACGTTTCCGTACCAGTGCCTGCGCCAAGTGTCCCTGTGTTTGTTCCAGCAGCAGCCTCGGTCACTCAATCGCCTGCATTGCTGACAACGCCATTTGTGCCTGAAGTGCCCATACCGTCGGTGGCACCGCAGCCAAGTCCCTCGATATTTCCACAGGCCATGACGCCCAGCATGGATGTGTCCAGCATAATAACGCAACGTTTAAGTGCCATACGACGACTGCAG GATAATCCAGGTGATTCCGAAGCGATAAAAATGATGTACAATGCTCAGCGGGACATGACATGTTGGGCATCATCGAAGCATCTGCCAGGTCAGTTCACGGGCAGCACCGGTGCCCAGGTTATGAAGGTGCGTGAACTGAACAGCGGACCACAGCTGTGGGCACGCCGTGATCAACTGACATCGACAAAGCCAGTTACAGGTGGCATGGGCATGACGTTGTTGCAAAAGATGGGCTGGAAGCCCGGCGAAGGATTGGGCCGTTCGAAGACTGGCTCACTGCAACCACTGCAGCTGACTGTAAAGCTGGACAAGCGTGGTCTGGTATCTCGTGAGGATATTAAACAGCCACCGGCGCGTCAAATTGCTCCGCGAGGAACTAAGAACGCAAGTGCCATAAATATTGCACAGGCTGCACTCACTGCTCACGAAAAGCATCCGGTTTGTGTGCTCAATGAACTGACATCAAAGAACAAATGGACACCGCCGCAGTATATGCTGAAGGAAGACTCGGGTCCATCCCACAGTCGCATGTTTCTCTTCTCGGTGGAGATCAATGGACAGACATATACACCGACGCAAGCTTGCAATAACAAGAAGGAGGCCAAGTTGAATGCCGCCAAATTGTGCTTAAGAGCTTTGGGTATTTTACCGCCCAGTTAA
- the LOC117790651 gene encoding zinc finger protein 2 homolog, with product MQRCTLTIAIWTWIDVDRWFSLFVAAAMETCRTCAKCDFENGNNNYWLDLFHPTRWQSEMAQIRMEFVNWKLQISPNDGLPQKICSDCFTKFCSIYTFRMACQDAQLKLSNIFDKIDANLMYDKTEDDQVNNDDDDKRTEAITETTTTQNTAIIEAKSPTPIEIYVETININETQTLQLDKGEEDFSTDFNSLNISYACKFCYKPQESYELQHMLLEHISSAHDPDQPYNCPECTECFQDAASRTVHMKNFHVVKHYACEVCGKKYGDRHNLRHHVEKYHSETDFECSLCEKRFFTRKSLHYHMNWHKPERQLRCRHSGCDRLFINQRHLKCHEATHTTGSRKSEYCGFCGKAFIHVKTLRWHIYRQHGGEKPFKCAICTEVFASYAEKRIHMLELHTENLTHQERSECMFQSCRQEFDSEQDLIQHMSAEHLQREPAAPIIANNKRVLQRKRERQYTGLFQCGSCPQRFNMKSALERHMAVHSTDRLHACTHCSKRYKRAQDLKWHMKTHANEKPNVCDVCGKAFALKYVLTQHKRSHEVLEKNFKCDTCGRAYLFEKSLRLHQRVHTGNTYYKCDLCQERFVTHIKFKTHMKKAHDTNQSHTKDALDDLINIVIS from the exons atgcaacGATGTACGcttacaattgcaatttggACCTGGATTGATGTTGACCGTTGGtttagtttgtttgttgctgcagcCATGGAAACGTGTCGCACTTGTGCAAAGTGCGATTTcgaaaatggcaacaacaactattggCTGGACTTGTTCCATCCAACCCGTTGGCAGAGTGAAATGGCCCAAATTCGCATGGAGTTTGTTAACTGGAAGTTACAG ATCTCACCTAACGATGGACTGCCACAGAAAATATGTAGCGATTGCTTTACGAAATTCTGCTCTATTTACACGTTTCGAATGGCTTGCCAGGATGCACAATTAAAGTTGtcgaatatttttgataaaatcgATGCCAACTTAATGTATGACAAAACAGAAGATGACCAAgttaataatgatgatgatgataagaGAACAGAAGCGATaacagagacaacaacaacacaaaacactGCCATTATTGAGGCCAAATCGCCAACGCCCATAGAAATCTATGTAGAGACGATAAATATCAACGAAACACAAACACTGCAATTAGATAAGGGAGAAGAAGATTTTTCTACAGATTTTAACTCCTTAAACATCAGCTATGCTTGTAAATTTTGCTACAAGCCACAAGAGAGCTATGAACTGCAGCATATGCTTTTAGAGCACATCAGTAGCGCCCATGATCCGGATCAGCCATATAACTGTCCAGAATGCACGGAATGCTTCCAAGATGCCGCATCTCGTACCGTGCATATGAAGAACTTCCATGTCGTTAAGCATTACGCCTGCGAGGTTTGCGGCAAAAAGTACGGAGATCGTCATAATTTACGACATCATGTTGAGAAATATCACTCGGAAACGGATTTCGAATGCAGCCTGTGTGAGAAGCGTTTCTTTACCCGCAAAAGTTTACACTACCACATGAATTGGCACAAACCGGAGCGTCAGTTGAGATGTAGACACAGCGGTTGCGACAGATTGTTTATCAATCAACGACATCTCAAGTGTCATGAAGCGACTCACACCACGGGATCCCGAAAGAGTGAATACTGCGGTTTTTGTGGCAAAg CTTTCATTCATGTTAAAACCTTACGATGGCATATCTATCGACAACATGGCGGAGAGAAGCCTTTTAAATGTGCCATTTGCACTGAGG TTTTTGCATCGTATGCTGAGAAACGAATCCATATGCTTGAGTTGCATACGGAAAATCTCACACATCAGGAACGTAGCGAGTGCATGTTCCAGTCCTGCCGCCAGGAGTTTGATAGCGAACAGGACCTCATCCAGCACATGAGCGCTGAACATCTACAGCGCGAACCAGCTGCTCCAATCATTGCCAACAATAAGCGCGTCCTCCAACGGAAGAGGGAGCGACAATATACAGGACTTTTCCAGTGCGGTAGTTGCCCCCAACGCTTTAATATGAAGTCAGCCCTGGAACGTCACATGGCAGTGCATTCGACTGATCGATTACACGCCTGTACCCATTGTTCCAAGCGCTATAAGCGTGCCCAGGACTTGAAGTGGCATATGAAGACACATGCCAATGAGAAACCCAATGTTTGTGATGTTTGTGGCAAAGCATTTGCCCTCAAATATGTGCTAACGCAGCATAAGCGGAGTCATGAGG TTCTTGAGAAGAACTTTAAGTGTGATACTTGTGGGCGTGCCTATCTATTTGAGAAGTCGCTTCGTCTACATCAACGTGTCCACACAGGCAATACTTACTACAAATGCGATTTGTGTCAGGAACGATTTGTGACTCACATCAAGTTTAAAA ctCACATGAAGAAGGCACATGATACAAACCAGTCTCATACTAAGGATGCGCTGGACGATTTGATCAACATTGTGATTTCCTAA